The sequence below is a genomic window from Lolium perenne isolate Kyuss_39 chromosome 4, Kyuss_2.0, whole genome shotgun sequence.
GCGTAGTGAGTAAAAAAATACGTCCTTACAATGATTTGTGGTCCTTTATATCTCTGGCAAACCCCAACAATATATATGTTTTATTCATCGGGTGAAATATTTGCAAGGATGGAGATTTCTATGGTAACCCACTTACAACTACGAGAAATATATCCATCTAATTTTCTTCTAGGTGCACTGCAAGCCTTTCAAAGAATGTTAATTTACATGAATTCAAGGCTTTTGATCAGGTACCTTAACAGAGGCCATAGCAGGTTGAGACTGCTGCATGAAGAGCTTATACTCTATAGGGGCATCAGCCTATTGTACTTGAAGAACCAAACGAAGAAGTAGAAGATGAATGAACCAATCACCCTGGTAATTATGAGGACCCACTGGAATGCATTTTGAATGATGAACACGGGCACTCTTGAAGTTCATCCGGAATACTCCCACGACGACAAATGTTTTGGTTTGATCACAGGAGCTCGAACTGGATCAGCTAATTCTGAAAGTTGTCCTGGGAACAGAAAATTTAAGACACATCAATTAGTACAGAACAGCTGACAGTAGTATCTGAAATGCATAAATCGTACTGTGTGCTCATAAGTCATAACTTGAATGAGATGAGAAATGGGTATCCATTTCATCGAGTGTGGGTGTCCTACGCAACTACCGTTCATGTTCATGTTACATGGTCAATCAGGCTTTCCTTGGAAAAACCAAGGACCCATATCTCGTTATAGCTGACAACGGATCAATTCATTAAGGGCACACCCATGCAGGGAAGATTTCTCAATTAGGTCATTGAGTTTAGGGAAGGATGCCAGTTTGGAATACTTAGGTCCGTTCTTGATCTTCTATCAACCAAACGATCAAATAATCTCGAAACAAAATATGAAAGCAACCTGGTTTTAACTGTCGAAGACATAGTAGATGGGGCAGACGGAGTGCTCAGACCATTAACAATAGGCAGACCAAGCTGACAGAGAAGACAAGTAACCTGTAAGAAATAAGGAACCGAGTACATAAAGCACAAGCACACGTGTTGTTAAGGTTTCAGGTTTAATTTTCAGTCTTAGCTCGCCAATGTTTTCAAAATATAGTGAAAGAAAAAAATGTGTCGACTTGAGTATACAATGCAGACGGAGAGAAAGACAAAGTAGCATAATTAAATTGAAGTGAAAAACAATACATATTCAGACTGTAGTTCTGTAAGTAGGAATCAAAATCATTAGAAAGAAGAAATAGTGGAATATTATCCAGATCAATTTCAAAGAACCGAAGGTCAATTTCACCAGTACCATCAGACGCCACATAGCAGATTCGATACCTCTAGAAATACAAGAGGTTAACAGAAAGCAGACGAAAACATGTTTGCTAGGAACAAAAAGTAACAACAGATGATCACCTTATATAATTTTACCGGTGAATGGAACCTAAAGTAAGATGTGCAGTACTTCTTTCTTATTTAGTTGCATCATCTTTCATGGAATATCTAAAAACCTCCTAGTGATTTGAACAGCAAGCGATGAATCATCACTGTGAATGCTCAGTTTTCCGACACAATAAAGATCCAAAATCCATATTGAATCTCTAATCAATAGTTGTTTCTCGGCAATATTACCAGTGTATACTCCAACATGACTTCATTATATAAATTGAAAAAGAAAGGAAACACGGATAATTCTGATAAATAGATGGCTCTGTTTAGATAGAGAACCATGATAAGTAATAATACATACACCAACGTGACTTCACTATATAAATTAAGCAGCAGAACATGTACATATAATCATTTATCATATCTGATGGTGTTACATTTGCAGATCACATATCTGACACCATTGGTAAACGCAAGGAAGACGTATTCATGGATCTGCAGATGCTTTCAATATGTGTAAAGAGGCGTGAGTTTTTACCAATAGAAAGCAATCAAAGATTAAGATATTGTAGCTGCATAAGGAATGAGGAAAAAAAACAACAGATCAATTGTTTATGATAGGGAATTATCATTAACAAATTTCTAGAACTCTTTCCATAAAAAAATTCTCAAGTTAATTACTCCAAAGAAAATTAATTGGTGAACTCGGTGCTTCCTTTCATTGATAAATTCATGTCAGAAAGAGAAAATATAGAACAACTTTGTACAAAGAAATTAGACAAGTGTGAAAGAAAAAAGATACTCGGATAGCTACTTGATGTACTGCAGCACCTCCCGCACACGGTAAAGGAAGAAACGGCAAGAGCCAAACACGACAACAGCCTGCAAAACAAACGCAAGGCAAAATATTTATATTAAAAGGTAAACTTGGTAATCTGCAGATAGAAAAAATTGGCATACATTCTGTGCACATGTTGGTCGCTTTGATCTGGTTACCGTCCAAGCTTTGATTAGGTCCTGGAGTAAAGCACAAAGTAGCCTGCAAAGGAGAACTGATGAGATGATTATGTTAGACAAGTTTATAATACAACAGCAAAGTGAATTCACTTTGGTGAGAAAGACTAT
It includes:
- the LOC127297167 gene encoding uncharacterized protein isoform X2 — its product is MGLLTDKKSCKNLKTGHLGNATLCFTPGPNQSLDGNQIKATNMCTECCCRVWLLPFLPLPCAGGAAVHQLGLPIVNGLSTPSAPSTMSSTVKTRTTFRIS
- the LOC127297167 gene encoding uncharacterized protein isoform X1, which gives rise to MGLLTDKKSCKNLKTGHLGNATLCFTPGPNQSLDGNQIKATNMCTECCCRVWLLPFLPLPCAGGAAVHQVAIRLGLPIVNGLSTPSAPSTMSSTVKTRTTFRIS
- the LOC127297167 gene encoding uncharacterized protein isoform X3, with product MGLLTDKKSCKNLKTVLLCRLLCALLQDLIKAWTVTRSKRPTCAQNAVVVFGSCRFFLYRVREVLQYINLVCLLLMV